GCCAGTCTGCCATCCGGGCACCTAAGACCCATAGAGATGGTGTGGCCGGATCTATTTTTACCCACCATGCCCTGCAAATGGAGCCAAAATGGCCACCCAGTGGGCATACCTCCAGCAAGTAAGTAGGAGGCTGCAGTGCTGCTGCCTACCAAGGCTGCCACCATTAATAAATTATATGCATGATAATGCATTAAAAATGCATATATATTTTTGCAGGGCTTCTATGAATTACTCATTAGAGGCAGATCTATGAATAAAGCCCTGGCCAACCCTGATGAAATATTCACTGGATGAAGATACacaggggtggagggtggagggtgaagagagagagaaatagaatgtGTGAGAAAATCACATGCTTTGGATTCTGAAAGAAGAGGAGAATAAGTTATTCAGGGTAGTTAGGGGTTGTGGTGTCACAACGCCTGGAGTGGTGGAGGCGGAGTCAAATGCTGAGAGCAGAGGATACTGGGGAAACTGGACTTTATTAGGTTTCCAAAacgaagaagttacaggtctgtgagagccagaaatcttgcttgtttgtaggtgaccaaatacttattttccaccataatttgcaaataaaataaaaatcctacaatgtgattttctggaaaaaaaattatcattttgtctgtcatagttgaagtgtacctatgatgaaaatgacaggcctctctcatctttttaagtgggagaacttgcacaattggtagctgactaaatatttttttgccccactgtatatatccctccctccttcattatatctctccccctctataaacagtatatctctatagctctctccttcactcactctatctcgctctctctctttctctctcttcccaggATTCTGTGTGTTTGCATGCAGTCTGTGGGTAACTGCTGACACCTGGTAAACACAGGGATGAATCCCAAATCATACCCTTTTCTTAtatagaagtagtgcactatgtagggaatagggggcaatTTGAAACACAGCCCCAGCCAGCCCCAGACAACCCTGAATCTCATTCTAAAGAGCTGGGTCTTCGCTTTTCAAGTatacctccaccctctctctctttctctcactctctatctctcatcctctcatttACTTCTGTTTTTCTTGGGTCAAAGGGCAGAGCAGTgttttctcctcctcccctcttgcaccatctctccgtctctccttcactctgccaGTCTTATCTTAACCTTATCTTTCCCATCACTaagtccctctctccccctttcagcCCTTCTGTCCCCATCTCCCCTGTACTTTATCAAGCTatatctctcactccctctcatccCGTTTAGAGcctgtagcacacacacacacacacacacacacacacacactgccctcagAGCGGTGGGTGTCTCTGGCAGACAGAATGGTtcacagggggacaggggaagTGGgcactgatgatgatgatgtgtgtgtgtgtgtgtgtgtgtgtgtgtgtgtgtgtgtgtgtgtgtgtgtgtgtgtgtgtgtgtgtgtgtgtgtgtgtgtgtgtgtgtgtgtgtgtgtgtgtgtgtgtgtgtgtgtgtgtgtgtgtgtgtgtgtacgctacAGGCTctgactgggtcagactgggacgagagggagagtgtgtgattctgtgtgtgtcAGACGAGGAGGGTACAGTGTGGTAACAGAACAGTGGAAACCGGGGAAACCGGGGACAAGGACCAGAACTATCCTGCAGCCAGCCTGGTTATAAATAGACCGTGTGTAGCCTAAAACTAGGAAACATTggcaccgcacacacacacacacacacacacacacccaaagtCAGGTTGAAGATAATCAGAGCAAGTGGGCTACAGCCAGTCATTCTGTCCCAGTAAAGACTTATATCTCTTTAACTAGTTATTAAGAGTCATGGTGCTCAGGAGCAGAGGTTCTTATTGGTTCCCTAACCCTTGCTTGTTTGCCTTACATAACTCCAATCCTTCATTCGATTTCTATGGTTTGCTGATGTGTAAAGTGTTGTCCAGTGCAGCCTCTATAAAATCACACTGACTGTGACCGAGGTCCCCTTGAATCACCCTCTGCTATTGTATATCACCTTGAATATAACAACACGTGTATGGTTGTATGTATAGGACCCTAATAAACAACCGTTCAGGGTAAAATGTAACGCATGTAGTCTGTCGATTCTATAGAGTCGATGCTGGTGTAAGATCAATCCGCGCATGCTCAGGACACCTTCTGATCCGTCTCCCGGCAGAGGGAGCCTCGGTTCAGTCCACCCGCAGGTGCTGCTGCTGTCTTGCTGTGTGACATGACTGCGTCTTGTGCGCGAGAAACCTGCGATGTCTAGGTTATTACAACCTATAGTCTACTGCAAGGGCTACTCTACCCCGTGCGCATGTTTTGAGGTCTGCGGCTCTACCCGTCGATGACCACACACATTTGGGAATGTTTAGGTGTTTGGACAGACCTATATGACTGCATGGGATTGATGTGTTCTTGTGGAGTGGAGTGGGTGGGGGTGTTATCAACAGTAGGGCGGGGGAGGTGGTGATGATTCCAGTCTAAaccaatgatatatatatatatatatacactagcctagttctgtTCAATGCGATAGGCTAGTAACATCTTATACCGAACTAATTTAGAGCTATACAAATACATTTTCTTCGCTAGGTTGATAATGCTAGCGTAAAAGTTCATAAAACGTCAGAAAATTAAGATAATGCTTTAAATTCGTGTTTACATTTAGGCTGCGTGCTATGGAACGAAGCCAATGCAAATGTACAATGATTTGGTAGAGCATTTGGCCTATGAAGGCATCCGCTTCGTGAAACTTTCTCCACTGATTATAATATTGCTTACAGGCGTGACAAACCATAGGCATAATCGAGGACAGATGAGACGTCACGGAATTGAATTGGGTGTAGTAGTAGCGGGACCATTGTAACGGCATTGGTTTATTATAGGCGGTGTCGCCCCTTTAGTGTCAACAAAACATCACCACATAAATGTGTATTGATGTGATTGATATATCCAGTGAGGCATATGGCCACATTTAAATAGAACACTGAATTAATGTAAACAGTCAATTGTAGAATATGTGAATAAATTAATGACAGTGAATTTAAATTACCTCATACGGTGCAAAATAGCATACACAGCCAGTCCTACGACTTAGGCTAAGGAATGTTCAATGATGATACACCGAAACGCCGTCGTAAGGAAAGGGTCGGGGGAAAGGACGAGTGGGGCGAGAATAAAACCGGGGTGGAATCACTGCAGTGCAGCAGAACTGTCAGTCATGAGACCGGAGATCGAAAGAGGGACAACGCCGGGAGGAGCGAAGCTCTGCGCCGCAGCCACCCAACCAGCCATAGGCTACACAGTCAGTCTGTTCTCCAAACATTCCCTTACAAAGTCCCACCATCACCAAGTGTCCTTTATATTTTGACGCATGAAATCTCACGCGTCCTCGTATGAACGCGTTTTATCCATTCTGGCAAGTGTAATTTCAGTCATCACTGCATAGAGGGTCTGGCGCAGCTCCCGCAGCAGGTACACCGGTGCAGGCCGGGTTGTTTGGGGTGAGCTTCAAAGGGCCCCATTAGCCTACCTGTTCCGAAATACCCTTACGCAAGTCCaccctccctgtccccctcaAACACACATGTGTGGAATTTCGCCGGCACACCAGGAGCAATGtctaggttaaaaaaaaaaaattaaaccgGGTGCCTCACTCTTGTCTCGATACGCCTATCAGAATCGAATGGAGAAGGGCCTGAGCCAATGTATGCGCTGTGCGGGCCAGCCCCTGAATCTGAATGCATCCGCTAGGGCGAATTATAAATAGGCTAAGTGCTGGCCGGCAACCCTTGGTCGTGCAGAAACGCTCAGGGTTGCAACAGAAACACCCGCCGCATTTTTTCTTTGCATATTTATAGACGCATCGTATCCCATTTCTATTCTTACCAAGGTTCGAGTTATTTTTGAGGCCAGTTGCATGCATTGTTCGTCTCCAAAAATGGTTTGCGAGACAAAAATTGTTGCGGATGAACACGATGCCATACAAGGGACAAAAAAAGATTCTATTATCCTTTCCTCCTCGCAAATGTGGACTTCTTCCACACCGGCACCGAATCCTCTCGAGGAAAATGATGTGAGGAAAGATACGGTGTTGATCCGCGAGTTTGAGCGCACGGACCATGTGGAAGTGCGCCGCATCTTTTATGAGGGGATAATGGAGAGAATACCCAACACCGCGTTCAGAGGCATATTACAGCAAAGTCAAACCCAATTCGTATATGCTCTTCTGACACGTAAGTGACACGATTCACCCTATACTAACGATTTACTGCAGTGAAATTCGTTTGAAGTTGCCATTACTCATTGAAAAACACTTTTCATTTTACCCATGTATATTATGTATTTGAAAATGATTATTGTAAAATACATTCTTAATGAATAACCCAACCATACTAACACAAGAAAACCAatcattgcaaaatgtttttatttattttttattgtgagtTGAAATGCAGTTGAAGGAAAGCTATAATCTGTTGGGagcatcaatgtgtgtgtgttaatggatAACTCGATGCCCTCTTTTCCTCGATTCCGGCATGTAGCTCACGTGCCTTACAGCACCGCATCAAACCGCACACAAAGGCATGGCTAAAACGCATGGTGCATGTAGTATGTAGTCGGTGCCCTGTTGGATGTGCGTGTAGGGCGCTACGATGCAGGTTGGGTTGGACgcatgaatgaatgaatagaaTTTGAGGATTGGCCCAcagtgtgcgcgtgcgtgcaccAATCTCACCCCCCCACCAGTTCCCATCATACACACATTTTACTGTACGTGCACACAACGCGCAGCACCACCAGCCGTGTGCGCATGCTGGCATTGTTTATAATTCGAGTGCAGATGTTGATTTCAAAATGTTCATCACGTACGTATGTACACCTCATTCCTTTATCTGTACCGTGGTAAGTACCATACAGATTAAACAGTAAAAACCAACAAAACATACTATACTTCACTGTCGAAATGTTGTATGAAAATTGGTGTGGGTTATCATGTGGATATGACGCTATTATTTGGAACCATTTCGCTACAAAGTAAGGGCACACTGTTGACAGTAAGCACGCCATATCGTGGCGCAATGGAGTAAAATAGTGTTGCATCATGCCAGGCTAGACGAAAACATAATAACATGCAATGGTGCTGCACAGCCTGTCTGTGTGGTGGGTTCCACTCTGGCGCCACCGTGCTGCCCAATCAGAGAAATAGGCTACTCCAAAAAGCACCGACTGCAGTAAATGGACCAGAGTCTGAGATTATTTCAAAAGGCTATTGGATGTGTAGGATATCTAGGGTATGTGTATACACTGAAATTTGCACCcagtaaaataaatacatgttcaACATAGGATGCCATGTGATGTTTTTCAATGACTTACTCCTCATTACGTGTGTGATATTAGGGACTGATCTTAATTTGAAGCAGCAACATATACTTCTTTTTGGAATGTCACTGTTTGGTTATGTGTGTGACTTCCGCCAAAATCCAACATTTGATTCTTTTTTCTGACAGGTATCGTTTATTTTTCTTCCTTATCTCCATAGTGATGTGCTTTGTTGTGACCAAATCCCTCGCGCTGACCTGCTGCGCGCCGTTCCTTCTCATGGGCGCGCGCTACTtctacagccacaaagtcatccACAGCTATCTGGCCTGCGCGCTCCACACTGACATGGCAGACATCGAGGAGTATTACATGAAACCTACAGGTAAGAGGGGATAGGGAGCAATTGGACACAACACACAAACTATATCCTGAATATAATGTGAAAATGAAATAGGCCTAATCTGTTGGGTTTGTCAGTATATAAATGTTAATCCGCAAACCcatgggccctggccaaaagtagtgcactatgtagggaatagggtgccatttgggacgcagatatGCGTTCAATGACCGAGGCAGTCTGCCTGCTTATTAAGTATGCAGGGCGACTCGCTCCACTGTGTTACTGCGGGAGGGTTCAGGGCAAGCCACACTACTGGGCCTATTGATTGCGAGGAGGAAACTGCTGATAGACTTTCTGCAGCAGTCGGCCAAGCCTCATTGGAGTCATTTCCTCAACTACATCAGTCCCTAATTAGGACAATCCATAAATCTCCTATGATGCAAAACACTTCGATTCTAAGAAGTGAGCTATGACACACTTCCTCCTTGTTCCGTTCCAAAACTTTAGGCTATAATCAaatcgctttctctctctgtctcgctgtctctgtctctctctctctcggtctctctcacatgctgacacatacacacacacacacacgcacccacacacttTTATCCGCCTCTACCCTACATCTTGGGGTCAATTGGCAGTTATTTGTGAATCTCCTAAAAGGCAGGTTTTTGATAAGCCTTTGATTTCCCCCCTCTTGCTGACATTGTCTGCTAGCCTCCGTTatccagtacacacacacacacacacacacacacacacacacacacacacacacacacacacacacacacacacacacacacacacacacacacacacacacacacacacttatctccTCTTCAGTaggtgtatacagtgccttcagaaagtattcagaccccttgacttttacatattttgttatgttacagccttattttaaaatagatttttttaaatcctcagcaatctacacacaataccccataatgacaaagcgaaaacaggttttggaaataaaaaaacagaaataccttatttacagaagtattcagaccctttgctatgcacATTGagggcaggtgcatcctgtttccattacctgtggtaaattcaattgattggtgatgatttggaaagacacacacctgtctatataaggtcccatggttgacagtgcatgtcagagcaaaaaccaagccatgaagttgaaggaattgtccgtagggctcagagacaggattgtgttgaggcacagatctggggaatggtaccaaaacatttctgcagcattgaaggtcaccaagaacacagtggccttcccgcattcttaaatggaagaagtttggaaccaccaagactcttcctggaggaaacctggcacaatccctacagtgaagcatggtggtggcagcatcatgctgtggggatgtttttcagcgtcaggattgaggaaaacatgaactgagcaaagtacaaagagatccttgatgaaaacctgcttcagagcgctcaggacctcagaatggggggaaggttcaccttccaacaggacaacgaccctaaacacacagccaagacaacgtggcttcgggacaagtctctgaatgttcttgagtgggccagccagagcccagacttgaacccaatcgatacttatgtaaatgtgatatttcagtttttcattgttaatacatttgtaaacatttctaaaaacctgtttttgctttgtcattaaggggtattgtgtgtagattgatgaggatgaaaaaatatatacacatttttaaaataaggcCGTTAccaaacaatgtggaaaaagtcaagggttctgaatatttcccgaaggcactgtatatgtgttagggctgggaattgccagggccCTCCCGATACGATATTATCGCAGTGCTtcggtgccgatacgatatgtattgtaATTGTCAGGGTCCTCCCGATACGATATTATCGCAGTGCTtcggtgccgatacgatatgtattgtaATTGTCAGGGTCCTCCCGATACGATATTATCGCAGTACTtcggtgccgatacgatatgtattgtaATTGTCAGGGTCCTCCCGATACGATATTATCGCAGTACTtcggtgccgatacgatatgtattgtaATTGTCAGGGTCCTCCCGATACGATATTATCGCAGTACTtcggtgccgatacgatatgtattgtaATTGTCAGGGTCCTCCCGATACGATATTATCGCAGTACTtcggtgccgatacgatatgtattgtaATTGTCAGGGTCCTCCCGATACGATATTATCGCAGTGCTtcggtgccgatacgatatgtattgtaATTGTCAGGGTTCTCCCGATACGATATTATCGCAGTACTTCGGTGCCGATCGATATGTATTGTAATTGTCAGGGTCCTCCCGATACGATATTATCGCAGTACTTCGGTGCCGATCGATATGTATTGTAATTGTCAGGGTCCTCCCGATACGATATTATCGCAGTACTTCGGTGCCGATCGATATGTATTGTAATTGTCAGGGTCCTCCCGATACGATATTATCGCAGTACTTTGGTGCCGATCTGATATGTATTGTAATTGTCAGGGTCCTCCCGATCGATATTATCGCAGTACTtcggtgccgatacgatatgtattgtaATTGTCAGGGTCCTCCCGATACGATATTATCGCAGTACTttggtgccgatacgatatgtattgtaATTGTCAGGGTCCTCCCGATACGATATTATCGCAGTACTTCGGTGCCGATATGTATTGTAATTGTCAGGGTTCTCCCGATACGATATTATCGCAGTACTTCGGTGCCGATGCGATATGTATTGTAATTGTCAGGGTCCTCCCGATACGATATTATCGCAGTACTtcggtgccgatacgatatgtattgtaATTGTCaggattctcatgattctatatgtattgtgattcgatACTGAGATTTTATACCGATTCAATGATCCAAACACATTGCTCACCATTTGTCTGCTGCAGAAGGACAAAGACAGAGCCGCGAGAAAACCAGTTTTGATCAGTCATTTGGCTGCctgtttaaaaagaagatggagaacaaggtATGAAGGAAGAATACCGTCGGTACAGCCAACTATCACAGAAATAATGTCCCGATATGTACCTGTATCGATACCCCCCATTACTATAAAGTGTGTTAAGCATTTAGTCGTCCCACTGTCACAAAAAGCCATCTGTTATCTCAGCCCTTTGCTCAGCCTGTGTGTGCATGGGACATACCAGGAACAATGGGGGCATGGGGTTGGGTGTTTAACTAGGGATTCTAAACATCAAAGAGCAGGACATTAATTCTACCAGCTTGAGATTTCCCTGACATCCCTGTGGTACTGTCAACCAATCAATAAAGGCTGTGTcattaatcaaccaatcaataaAGGCTGTGTCATTAATCAACCAATCACTAAAGGCTGTGTCATTAATTAATCAACCAATCGATAAAGGCTGTTTCATTAATTAACAAATCAATCCCATCCACTTTCACTGCCCTGTACAAATACACCACTGTTCTGTAGTCTATACCAGGTAGGGTCTGGcagtatccagattttcataccTTCATAATGTTCCTGTACCATAGCAGGGTATATGGTATTAATGTCAGTGCAAACGGGCcacttttgtggagcgatgggtaacgatgcttcaaggatgactgttgttgatgtgtgcagagggtccctggttcgcgcccgggtatgggtgaggtgacagtctaaagttatactgttacatgagcataatgtaggcctaccaacaaaaccaatggagaaaatcccataacattttcccatggaaatagcttttgatttctatcatatagcctacagtatCCTATATACAGTATGGTGTTCAATGCAGGCCTACATTGCTTGagacatataataataataataattaccatacagagaattagacattgTAGGCTACCCCTCTGTCTATTAGCTTATCTgtatattcaagcctgtctcaaaatataaaatacaacactgcccccttAATTAAGACAGGATCTTTTTTTACCTGACTGTCTTTTTAAAGACAGCTTGAAATGTAGCCTCCACGTTTTGTGATCTTGTAGGAAGCAGTAGCTCCCCATTGCTGACCTATActtatctataactgggctaataactcgctaactagcaaagaatatcaGCAAATGTGCACACGCACAAGCTCTGTTCTGAACTGATCTGAAAAGCGCATGCACTCGCAGGGGATTGAAAGACCTCTTATGGGCTACCTCATATGGGCTACCTCATATGGGCTACCTCATATGGGCTACCTCATATGGGCTACCCGGCCAACAGAATTCTACTCCGCTGCGCTCCGGCTCAGACTACCACAAAATCAGACTCAATCTTGCAAAGTTtgatttgttttggtttgttacATTGGAAAGGGGCTGATGTAATGTTGATTCGATCACAGAAAAAACATTGATCTATATAGTGCAAACTAATGGGGGGGACTCAGTGAAGTTCAGTCTTTTACGTCTCTGCGCGGCCTGGCATGTCTTCTGCGTGGCAGTCCTGGAGGAGGTGCGTGGCTGCACACACACGCAGGATTCCCATAGTGGACGCTAGCTAAATGCTAACATGAGCAAGCGAacataaatgtattattatttttttacctttatttaacttggcaagtcagttaagaacaaattcttattttcaatgacagcctaggaacagtgggttaactgcctgttcaggggcagaatgacagatttgtaccttgtacttcgtcagcttggggatatgaagttgcaacctttcggtttctagtccaatgctctaaccactagactaccctgccacccagGAAGTGACAGATATTGCAGTGACAGATattccagctcataaagttatacaacTATCTGAAAAGGCTACTCACAGTTTGCTGCATCCACAAAACATATATTAGACAGCAAGGCTCTTGTTCCAGGAGAGGATTGATTGGCTCTGCCGTAACCAAGAGGCTTGACCTTGCCATCTAGccacttagctagcaagttagcaaaccagATACATAGCTGGAGATCATTTATTTGTCACATCTTAGATAGTTAACTTCGAGCTAGTTATAAAGAGTGGCGTAGCACGTACCCCCGCAGCCCCCGTTGTTATACAAGACATGGCGAGGGGCGTGATTCGGCCAAGGAAAACCAAGCTCCTTTACCACGTTCCTCACTTTAACATTATGAAGCTTGGGCCCAattcctaatggcaccctattccctatatagtgctctggtcaaaagtagtacactatgtagggaatagggtgccatttgggactcactcAACCTTGCTCTCTACAGTGAAGGTATCTAGTCTGCTCCACACAGTACATAGGTAGGTGGGCCAAGGTGACTCAACAGTTACAGCCACCTGATTCCTGGGCCCCAGGGCAGTGATAGGAGTGGCCAGATGGGTTGTTGTCCTCATATCTCAGTCTGGGTCAGAGCCTGTCCCATACAAGGGTCCTGCCTAGACAGAACAGTCTACTTCCacatcccaaatgacacactagtc
Above is a genomic segment from Oncorhynchus masou masou isolate Uvic2021 chromosome 23, UVic_Omas_1.1, whole genome shotgun sequence containing:
- the LOC135510478 gene encoding N-acetylaspartate synthetase-like isoform X1 codes for the protein MHCSSPKMVCETKIVADEHDAIQGTKKDSIILSSSQMWTSSTPAPNPLEENDVRKDTVLIREFERTDHVEVRRIFYEGIMERIPNTAFRGILQQSQTQFVYALLTLMCFVVTKSLALTCCAPFLLMGARYFYSHKVIHSYLACALHTDMADIEEYYMKPTGSCFWVAVLEGQVVGIVAAQGREDDNTVELRRMSVDSRFRGKGIAKLLGRRVLEFAMHNNYAAVVLGTTAVKMAAHKLYESLGFRRTGGSEDYMLPGMSRSPQERLFFQIRYQRYRLQLREE